The window TGTTGCCCCGACGCGGTGCAGTGCGCGAACCACCATCTCGGCATGCTTGTTGCGCGTGAACGCGGTTCGCGGCGATATGACGCTGTAGTTGAGATTTCCCTCGTCGTGGAAAACcgctccaccaccagaccgCCGCCGGACGTAGAGCGCGCTCTCGTCATCCGCTCTGGTCGTACCATTCTGGCGATCATTgtgcagcaggcgcagatcTGTCTCCAGCCATGGGTTCTGGTTGCGCCCGATCACCACGCATGGCCGATTAGTGTAGAGGAATAGGATACTTGAGTCGTGTGGCGCATTTTCCAGGAGGAAATGCTCGATCGAGAGGTTTACGTACGGGTCCGTCGAGACGGATTGGTAGATCTGGTGCCGCGAGGACGGGCGGCCAGCGAGCTCAGCGAAGCGGTCGAGAGGGTATGAAGAGTTGTGGCGGAGCCAACGGAGCTTTGGAGATTTACCGCATAGTGTGCGAGAGGAAGACCATCCTCGCAGTTGCAGCAGCATTACTGACACAAGGTGCAACAAACCCAAAGAAAGGCGAGGCCGATAGTCGGATGCGCTAGTCCCAGATAGGAAGGGCTGGATGAGTCGAACTGGCGACTTTTTTTCGTTCTGATTACGCATTCTCCTGTCCTCCCTACAGTCGACTACAATCCCGTTGGGCTTCTTTCAAGGCCTTCCATTGATATAATCACCCTTTGGTACCATCACTCAACATGTCGCTGTGGGGTGACCATTTCCGGGTGACCACGTAAGATGCCTGGACCCGAACCCTCGCCGCAGGTGCTGACGCTCTTCATGCTATAGTTATGGCGAGTCCCACTGCCGCTCGGTCGGCTGCATCGTCGACGGATGCCCGCCGGGCATGCAGCTCACCGAGGACGACATCCAGCCCCAGATGACTCGCCGCCGTCCGGGACAGAGCGCCTTGACTACCCCGCGAGACGAGAAGGACCGCGTAGAGATCCAGTCGGGCACGGAGTTTGGGGTCACACTGGGCACGCCAATTGGCATGGTGGTCCGTAACGAGGACCAGCGGCCCAAGGATTACTGTGGCAGCACAATGGACCTGTACCCCCGCCCTAGCCACGCGGATTTCACCTACCTGCAGAAGTACGGCGTCAAGGCGAgcagcggtggtggccgCAGCAGTGCTCGGGAGACCATTGGTAAGGCAGGCCTCTTAGTCGAAGATGGTGTACACTAATTCAAAGGCAGGTCGTGTCGCCGCTGGTGCCATCGCCGAGAAGTACCTCCGTCTGTCGCATAACGTCGAGATTGTCTCCTTCGTCTCGTCTGTGGGCAATGAGCACCTTTTCCCTCCGACTCCCGAACacccctccgcctcgaccaaCCCCGAgttcctgcagctgctcgaaAAGATTGACCGACAGACGGTGGACTCGTTCGCGCCGATCCGCTGCCCTGACACCGAAGCGGCCGCGCGGATGACCAAGGTCGTTGAGAACTTCCGGGATAACCATGACAG of the Penicillium psychrofluorescens genome assembly, chromosome: 1 genome contains:
- a CDS encoding uncharacterized protein (ID:PFLUO_001877-T1.cds;~source:funannotate), translated to MSLWGDHFRVTTYGESHCRSVGCIVDGCPPGMQLTEDDIQPQMTRRRPGQSALTTPRDEKDRVEIQSGTEFGVTLGTPIGMVVRNEDQRPKDYCGSTMDLYPRPSHADFTYLQKYGVKASSGGGRSSARETIGRVAAGAIAEKYLRLSHNVEIVSFVSSVGNEHLFPPTPEHPSASTNPEFLQLLEKIDRQTVDSFAPIRCPDTEAAARMTKVVENFRDNHDSIGGTVTCVIRNVPVGLGEPCFDKLEAKLAHAMLSIPATKGFEIGSGFGGCEVPGSIHNDPFVAATAESGPQRLTTKTNNSGGIQGGISNGASIYFRVAFKPPATIGQAQTTATYDFEEGILEAKGRHDPCVVPRAVPIVEAMSSLVIMDALMAQYARESAKNLLPPLPNTVPTKPASAPNGAPAS